The proteins below are encoded in one region of Stieleria sp. JC731:
- a CDS encoding DUF1552 domain-containing protein, protein MARASHRILDRRTLLRGSGVAVSLPLLDAMMPSASATSIDPDKPIRRLGYYYIPMGFNPETWTPKGDAEMLGELPPSLQPLKSVKDKLLVMTGMDLQNAYPGSHATSNSAFLSAARAKLTESTDYYLGTTVDQIAASFLGKASPLSSLELAMDSANTVGQCDNGYACVYQNNLSWSSPTTPLPAESHPRLVFEMLFGDGGTPQQRLSQLKRRASLLDSMTLEMKRLQQRLGASDRNVVDDYLTSIREVERRIESAEQTSQDNPLPDLDRPIGVPASYGDHARLMFELQVLAFRGDVTRVCTFQLAREASTRTYPEIGVPDPHHPTTHHGNNPEKLAKVAKINRFHVSLFAEFLERLASILEGDGSMLDHSLFMYGSGMGDPDAHDHTNLPILVAGGQAGGLRGGRHMRYQTPEPLSNLHLTLLNKAGVPLETFADSTGQIKNLFEPVVL, encoded by the coding sequence ATGGCTAGAGCATCGCATCGAATCCTCGACCGTCGAACTCTCTTGCGCGGCAGCGGCGTCGCAGTCTCGTTACCGTTGCTCGACGCGATGATGCCGTCGGCAAGCGCGACTTCGATCGATCCTGATAAACCGATTCGGCGACTGGGCTATTACTACATTCCGATGGGTTTCAATCCGGAAACTTGGACACCCAAAGGCGACGCCGAGATGCTTGGTGAATTGCCGCCGAGTCTTCAGCCGCTGAAGTCTGTCAAAGACAAGTTGTTGGTGATGACCGGGATGGATCTGCAAAATGCGTATCCGGGTTCTCATGCGACCAGCAATTCAGCTTTTCTTAGTGCAGCGCGGGCAAAGCTGACCGAAAGCACCGACTACTATCTCGGCACGACGGTGGATCAGATCGCTGCGAGCTTTCTTGGCAAAGCATCGCCCTTGTCATCGTTAGAGCTGGCGATGGATTCGGCGAACACGGTCGGACAGTGCGACAATGGCTATGCCTGTGTGTATCAAAACAACCTGTCATGGTCTTCACCAACGACGCCTTTGCCTGCCGAGTCTCACCCAAGACTAGTATTCGAAATGTTGTTCGGCGATGGCGGAACGCCCCAACAGCGACTCAGTCAGCTAAAACGTCGAGCCAGTTTGCTGGACTCGATGACTTTGGAGATGAAGCGTCTGCAGCAGCGGCTCGGCGCGAGCGATCGAAATGTCGTTGATGACTACTTAACCAGTATCCGAGAAGTCGAACGGCGGATCGAATCTGCAGAGCAGACCTCGCAAGACAATCCCTTGCCAGATTTGGATCGACCTATCGGAGTCCCTGCGTCTTACGGGGATCACGCAAGGCTGATGTTTGAATTGCAAGTGTTGGCGTTTCGTGGTGACGTCACCCGCGTTTGCACCTTTCAATTGGCCCGCGAGGCGAGCACCCGAACCTATCCCGAAATCGGCGTTCCCGATCCACACCATCCCACAACGCACCACGGCAACAACCCCGAGAAGCTGGCCAAAGTCGCGAAGATCAATCGGTTTCATGTTTCGCTGTTTGCCGAGTTCCTTGAGCGATTGGCGTCGATACTGGAAGGCGATGGCTCAATGCTTGACCATTCGTTGTTCATGTACGGCAGCGGCATGGGCGACCCGGACGCACATGACCATACCAATTTGCCCATCTTGGTTGCGGGGGGCCAGGCAGGTGGACTTCGCGGTGGTCGCCACATGCGTTATCAGACGCCAGAACCACTTTCCAACCTGCATTTAACGCTACTAAATAAAGCCGGGGTGCCTTTAGAAACCTTCGCCGACAGCACCGGACAGATCAAAAACCTCTTCGAACCAGTAGTCCTCTAG
- a CDS encoding mechanosensitive ion channel domain-containing protein, with the protein MPLLSLLHHRLAFLTIALAAVSVSKANAQSWSFPAAPTDPSFSAPLDVGTQPSYFVQQASAAARETGGAIPTFPGARSNGPSAAASGFQHGNSLGTPNVTKFEPGTERRVDINPFARPNHQQASQQQVDLTPFNQPDKARSGSPVIRLARPDTSDVPANGQSVTRAVSVELAPTRVVYTEAMVRSARESETHFLQVAESSTMIVSKIANDNASFAKKWADLAENYIALAERVDAAQSKLAATQQDFNDVSSKIEKYGLTPTIGMLLRHKKEQLDRWQASDSQTSWVRESLQDSREAQLDLELVRYDGTEPFDQAKQVLDGAGFDPTKPDKQALLRQVQQLLSDRGQWLTALWEGHRNYQEKLAEIDAITTASASLTQDYRKLINRHVTWIRSGDAMGWDSVRKLSTGLVSLFNSNRGSEFGFSLQRKLRVNAASGVTVAVLFFAILALRWWAKSLLVGIGNRNRMRESTKSTRKLAACGLTVLVAYSIPTILFSIATWLNSGFVSESLLQASSGFYACSLIALMVELPRQLLRDFGLVDKHIGVDLPRRERACQYLMVVGTGLVLSAYAVTVSGLIDQGMWRESVSRAGLILTLFLVAWTFHRALQPTGGILEPLIEKFGGAIVHRVRIVIYLFAIGSPLVIAFLSAVGYGFTAQELIYRFAITFSIALTCATLWPATKIVAAHCWRILTGAESPQRKFDEYGEIEPTHDVDLSGGLYLDLKHQIAFLCQCGLVVAGILFLGFLWIDVFPNLRMGNPVVWTVQETITTAAIGPSGETVMQAGVQEVPVTLVHVFFAGVTLFVAFQVAKLLPALFDALVLQRVSFDEGMEHFSLVLGRCLLFGAGCLISMKWLGVRWQSVQWLAVGLTIGLGFGLQDMVRNVFGGLIVLFEKPAALGDLITVGRITGRVAKQHLRTTVLTDDEGRENIIPNKKFVTDDVVNWMGAGRLTVVPIEVAVTKDERPADICRTIQEFAVAQEDVLVLPAPQATLVCVSRTSQRIEVRVWIEDSSNPVGFRNSLLKRVRKYLAEINMLAVDQPEQPVIRDLAKDRDLAPRPTRRSA; encoded by the coding sequence ATGCCATTGCTGTCTTTGCTACACCACCGGCTGGCGTTTCTCACCATAGCTTTGGCTGCCGTTTCTGTCTCAAAAGCCAACGCCCAGTCTTGGTCCTTCCCTGCAGCTCCGACCGACCCTTCGTTTTCCGCTCCTTTGGACGTGGGCACTCAACCAAGCTACTTCGTCCAGCAAGCATCAGCGGCAGCTCGTGAAACAGGCGGCGCGATTCCAACTTTTCCCGGCGCCCGCTCCAATGGACCATCTGCAGCAGCGAGTGGTTTTCAACACGGTAATTCTCTCGGGACGCCCAATGTCACGAAGTTTGAACCGGGAACAGAACGGCGCGTCGACATCAACCCATTTGCTCGGCCTAATCATCAGCAAGCCAGTCAGCAGCAAGTTGACTTAACGCCATTCAACCAACCCGATAAAGCTCGGTCTGGCTCCCCGGTTATAAGATTGGCTCGGCCAGACACTTCAGACGTACCCGCCAACGGGCAAAGTGTCACTCGAGCCGTGTCGGTTGAATTGGCACCGACGCGAGTCGTTTATACCGAGGCGATGGTTCGTTCCGCTCGCGAAAGCGAAACCCATTTTTTGCAGGTTGCAGAATCATCGACAATGATTGTTTCTAAGATCGCAAACGACAACGCCAGCTTCGCAAAGAAGTGGGCGGACCTTGCGGAGAACTACATTGCTCTTGCCGAACGCGTCGATGCGGCTCAGAGCAAGCTCGCGGCAACTCAGCAGGACTTTAACGACGTCAGCAGCAAAATTGAAAAGTATGGACTGACACCGACGATCGGTATGTTGCTTCGCCACAAAAAAGAGCAACTCGATCGATGGCAAGCAAGCGATTCACAAACCAGTTGGGTGCGAGAGTCATTGCAGGACTCTCGGGAAGCTCAGCTCGATCTGGAGTTGGTGCGATACGATGGGACGGAACCATTCGATCAAGCGAAACAAGTCCTCGATGGTGCGGGATTTGATCCAACCAAACCTGACAAACAAGCCCTTCTGCGTCAGGTTCAACAACTGTTATCCGATCGTGGGCAATGGCTGACCGCACTTTGGGAAGGCCACCGCAATTATCAAGAAAAGCTTGCCGAAATCGATGCGATTACGACCGCTTCGGCAAGCTTAACACAGGACTATCGAAAGCTGATCAATCGTCATGTCACTTGGATCCGTAGTGGCGACGCGATGGGTTGGGATTCGGTTCGCAAGCTAAGCACCGGCTTGGTTTCACTTTTCAATTCCAACCGCGGAAGCGAGTTCGGATTCTCGCTCCAACGAAAACTCCGAGTGAACGCCGCATCGGGAGTCACCGTCGCGGTTTTGTTCTTCGCGATCTTGGCTCTTCGTTGGTGGGCCAAATCGTTGCTCGTTGGGATTGGCAACCGTAATCGGATGCGTGAATCAACCAAGTCGACTCGAAAGTTGGCCGCTTGTGGCTTAACCGTTCTCGTCGCTTACTCGATCCCAACGATCTTGTTTTCCATTGCAACATGGCTAAACAGCGGCTTCGTTTCTGAGTCGTTGCTACAAGCATCGAGTGGTTTTTACGCGTGCAGTTTGATTGCTTTGATGGTCGAACTGCCCAGGCAACTGCTGCGAGACTTCGGATTGGTCGACAAGCACATCGGTGTCGACTTGCCACGGCGCGAGCGTGCATGTCAGTACTTGATGGTTGTCGGAACCGGCTTGGTGCTCAGTGCTTATGCGGTGACCGTTTCCGGTTTGATCGATCAAGGGATGTGGCGAGAATCGGTATCACGAGCAGGATTGATTCTGACCTTGTTTTTGGTCGCCTGGACCTTTCACCGTGCCCTGCAGCCTACCGGCGGAATTCTGGAACCGTTGATTGAAAAGTTTGGCGGTGCAATCGTCCATCGGGTGCGAATTGTTATCTATCTGTTTGCCATTGGTTCGCCGTTGGTCATCGCTTTTCTGTCCGCCGTCGGATACGGATTCACCGCTCAAGAATTGATCTATCGATTCGCAATCACATTTTCAATCGCGCTAACGTGTGCGACGCTGTGGCCAGCAACAAAGATTGTTGCCGCACATTGTTGGCGGATTTTAACCGGTGCCGAGTCTCCTCAGCGGAAGTTTGACGAATACGGAGAAATCGAACCGACTCACGATGTTGATCTTTCCGGTGGCCTGTATCTAGATTTGAAGCATCAGATCGCATTCTTGTGTCAGTGTGGATTGGTGGTCGCAGGAATCCTTTTCCTGGGTTTCCTTTGGATCGATGTGTTTCCGAATCTTCGCATGGGAAACCCCGTCGTCTGGACGGTCCAGGAAACAATCACGACCGCGGCGATCGGTCCTAGTGGCGAAACGGTGATGCAAGCGGGGGTGCAGGAAGTTCCGGTGACTCTGGTGCACGTCTTTTTCGCAGGCGTGACGTTGTTTGTTGCTTTTCAAGTCGCCAAGCTGCTGCCCGCGTTGTTCGATGCCCTTGTGTTGCAGCGAGTCTCATTTGACGAAGGTATGGAGCATTTTTCGTTGGTGCTCGGCCGTTGTCTGCTTTTTGGTGCCGGTTGTTTGATCTCGATGAAGTGGCTGGGCGTGCGTTGGCAATCAGTCCAGTGGTTGGCTGTCGGCTTAACGATCGGTTTAGGTTTCGGATTGCAAGACATGGTCCGCAACGTTTTCGGTGGCTTGATCGTGTTATTTGAAAAGCCCGCTGCACTTGGTGATCTGATTACCGTGGGACGCATCACCGGGCGAGTCGCGAAACAGCATCTACGGACCACTGTTTTGACCGACGACGAGGGACGCGAGAACATCATTCCGAACAAGAAATTCGTCACCGACGACGTCGTCAACTGGATGGGCGCAGGGCGACTGACGGTCGTTCCGATCGAAGTTGCCGTAACGAAGGACGAAAGACCGGCTGACATTTGCCGGACGATTCAGGAGTTCGCCGTAGCTCAAGAAGACGTGCTCGTTCTGCCTGCTCCGCAAGCCACGCTCGTTTGTGTGTCACGAACATCGCAGCGGATTGAGGTCCGTGTTTGGATTGAAGACTCCAGTAATCCGGTCGGGTTCCGCAATAGCCTGCTCAAGCGGGTTCGGAAGTATCTCGCTGAAATCAACATGCTTGCGGTCGATCAGCCAGAGCAGCCGGTGATCCGAGATTTGGCAA